One Lepus europaeus isolate LE1 chromosome X, mLepTim1.pri, whole genome shotgun sequence genomic window carries:
- the RBM3 gene encoding RNA-binding protein 3 isoform X2: MSSEEGKLFIGGLNFNTDEQALEDHFSSFGPISEVVVVKDRETQRSRGFGFITFTNPEHASDAMRAMNGESLDGRQIRVDHAGKSARGTRGGAFGAHGRGRSYSRGGGDQGYGSGRYESRPGGYGYGYGRSRDYGGSQGGYDRYSGGNYRDNYDN, encoded by the exons ATGTCCTCTGAAGAAGGGAAGTTGTTCATTGGAGGGCTCAACTTTAACACCGATGAGCAAGCGCTGGAAGACCACTTCAGCAGCTTCGGGCCTATTTCTGAGG TGGTGGTTGTCAAGGACCGGGAGACTCAGCGATCCCGGGGTTTTGGCTTCATCACCTTCACAAACCCAGAGCACGCCTCTGACGCCATGAGAGCCATGAATGGAGAG TCCCTGGATGGTCGGCAGATCCGCGTGGACCACGCAGGCAAGTCTGCCCGGGGAACCAGAGGGGGTGCCTTTGGGGCCCATGGGCGTGGTCGCAGCTACTCCAGAG GTGGTGGGGACCAGGGCTATGGGAGCGGCAGGTATGAATCGCGACCTGGAGGATATGGATACGGATATGGACGGTCCCGGGACTATGGTGGCAG CCAGGGTGGTTACGACCGCTACTCAGGAGGAAACTACAGGGACAATTATGACAACTGA
- the RBM3 gene encoding RNA-binding protein 3 isoform X1: protein MSSEEGKLFIGGLNFNTDEQALEDHFSSFGPISEVVVVKDRETQRSRGFGFITFTNPEHASDAMRAMNGESLDGRQIRVDHAGKSARGTRGGAFGAHGRGRSYSRGGGDQGYGSGRYESRPGGYGYGYGRSRDYGGRSQGGYDRYSGGNYRDNYDN, encoded by the exons ATGTCCTCTGAAGAAGGGAAGTTGTTCATTGGAGGGCTCAACTTTAACACCGATGAGCAAGCGCTGGAAGACCACTTCAGCAGCTTCGGGCCTATTTCTGAGG TGGTGGTTGTCAAGGACCGGGAGACTCAGCGATCCCGGGGTTTTGGCTTCATCACCTTCACAAACCCAGAGCACGCCTCTGACGCCATGAGAGCCATGAATGGAGAG TCCCTGGATGGTCGGCAGATCCGCGTGGACCACGCAGGCAAGTCTGCCCGGGGAACCAGAGGGGGTGCCTTTGGGGCCCATGGGCGTGGTCGCAGCTACTCCAGAG GTGGTGGGGACCAGGGCTATGGGAGCGGCAGGTATGAATCGCGACCTGGAGGATATGGATACGGATATGGACGGTCCCGGGACTATGGTGGCAG AAGCCAGGGTGGTTACGACCGCTACTCAGGAGGAAACTACAGGGACAATTATGACAACTGA